In a single window of the Biomphalaria glabrata chromosome 13, xgBioGlab47.1, whole genome shotgun sequence genome:
- the LOC106078717 gene encoding transcription factor HES-1-B-like, which translates to MTMATSTMPSPTRTGVSARKTNKPLMEKRRRARINDSLSQLKSLVIQSSKKDSSQFNKLEKADILELTVKYLRNLQSQQQEQITSNSEQSLGGKYQAGFMECANEVIRYLSQSQGFSDDTKARVVKHLASCIQLASKASFAKPVSQNISQGNAPAVLTTSQPASSGQLSNGQIVQIVNTQYQLKPQGLSQYPANAPVHQISSSCLPSLQVSKPSSAEPTPYIHITQPLHIQIPPVLSPVLVQPKVVSKAPQQPISVKQERVMAVSTPSPVHERSQSPAPLPLTKHLYYQQEDEYLRSRTYSMTSSSSSESEMTSPLNLSQSPQFYDSRRDSSYAHSKYPSPQPDYHQTGPVSYSSDKLSPFQYKSDSGMYPGHYTSVIVDGRKGLIDTATLKYMNMVMEDDRHCFRQEGSTSPASSVGDERLWRPW; encoded by the exons ATGACTATGGCGACTTCAACAATGCCTTCTCCAACTCGAACGGGTGTATCCGCCAGAAAG acaAACAAACCTTTGATGGAAAAGCGCAGACGTGCTAGAATCAATGACAGTTTGTCACAGCTTAAGTCCCTTGTTATCCAAAGCAGCAAAAAAGAT AGTTCTCAGTTCAACAAGCTGGAAAAGGCTGATATCCTGGAGTTGACTGTCAAGTACCTTCGCAACCTCCAGAGCCAGCAGCAAGAGCAAATCACTTCCAACAGCGAGCAGTCGTTGGGTGGCAAGTACCAGGCTGGTTTCATGGAGTGTGCCAATGAGGTCATCAGGTACCTCAGCCAGTCTCAGGGCTTCAGCGATGACACCAAAGCAAGGGTTGTCAAACATCTGGCTAGCTGTATTCAGTTAGCCTCTAAGGCTTCCTTTGCCAAGCCTGTCTCACAGAACATTTCACAGGGCAATGCACCTGCTGTTTTGACCACTTCACAGCCTGCCAGCAGTGGTCAGCTCTCAAATGGACAAATTGTTCAGATTGTGAATACCCAGTACCAGCTGAAACCCCAAGGACTTAGCCAATATCCAGCCAATGCTCCAGTTCATCAGATTTCTTCCTCTTGTTTGCCATCACTGCAAGTGTCAAAGCCTTCCTCTGCCGAACCAACTCCATACATTCACATCACTCAGCCACTTCATATTCAGATCCCCCCAGTACTCTCTCCAGTGCTTGTCCAGCCCAAGGTAGTGAGTAAAGCCCCTCAGCAGCCAATCAGTGTTAAGCAAGAGAGAGTCATGGCAGTGTCCACCCCATCCCCTGTCCATGAAAGATCACAATCACCCGCCCCTCTTCCACTCACCAAACATCTATACTACCAACAAGAAGATGAGTACTTAAGGTCAAGGACATACTCCATGACATCCTCTTCATCGTCAGAATCTGAGATGACATCGCCTCTAAATCTCTCACAATCTCCTCAGTTCTATGACTCACGCAGGGACTCGAGCTATGCCCACAGCAAGTACCCCAGTCCGCAGCCAGATTACCACCAAACTGGCCCAGTGTCATACTCCAGCGACAAGCTCTCTCCTTTCCAATACAAGTCTGACAGTGGCATGTACCCAGGACATTACACATCTGTGATTGTAGATGGGCGCAAAGGCCTGATCGACACTGCCACTCTCAAATACATGAACATGGTTATGGAGGATGACCGCCACTGCTTTCGCCAAGAAGGGTCCACATCACCAGCTTCCTCTGTCGGAGATGAACGCCTCTGGAGGCCTTGGTGA